From the Ruania alkalisoli genome, one window contains:
- a CDS encoding SDR family NAD(P)-dependent oxidoreductase produces the protein MRGRSHTTPVPIAGTAMVTGGTSGIGLAFARALAARGCDLVLVARNRQRLDATAEALRSEHGVAVETLVADLARRGDVDVVARRLEDAGAPVDILVNNAGMGVHTPLTSTEIAVHDEAIDVMIRAVLVLGGAAARTMEQRGSGIIVNVASVAGQVAMGSYSAIKSWVATYSESLSLDMEGSGVQVMTLMPGWVRTEFHERAKIRTSSIPGALWLDADDLVTDCLADLERGRTRSIPSKRFRVISWLAQRLPRAVVRRATARIKKGRR, from the coding sequence ATGAGGGGCAGGTCTCACACCACCCCGGTACCGATCGCCGGGACTGCGATGGTGACAGGCGGGACCTCCGGGATCGGCTTGGCTTTCGCGCGGGCACTGGCCGCACGTGGGTGCGACCTGGTGCTGGTGGCGCGGAACCGCCAGCGCCTGGATGCCACGGCCGAGGCGCTGCGCTCCGAGCACGGTGTGGCTGTGGAGACGCTTGTGGCCGACCTGGCCAGACGTGGGGACGTCGACGTCGTCGCCCGGCGTCTCGAGGACGCGGGCGCGCCGGTGGACATCCTGGTCAACAACGCCGGGATGGGCGTGCACACGCCGCTGACGTCCACCGAGATCGCGGTGCACGACGAGGCGATCGACGTGATGATCCGGGCGGTGCTCGTGCTCGGCGGGGCGGCGGCGCGGACGATGGAGCAGCGTGGGAGCGGCATCATCGTGAACGTGGCGTCGGTGGCCGGCCAGGTGGCGATGGGCTCCTACTCGGCGATCAAGTCCTGGGTGGCGACGTACTCGGAGTCCCTCAGCCTCGACATGGAGGGCAGCGGGGTGCAGGTGATGACCCTGATGCCCGGGTGGGTGCGTACGGAGTTCCACGAACGCGCGAAGATCCGGACGAGTTCGATCCCGGGCGCGCTGTGGTTGGACGCGGACGATCTGGTGACCGACTGCCTGGCCGACCTGGAACGGGGGCGGACCAGGTCGATACCATCCAAGCGGTTCCGGGTGATCTCGTGGCTCGCGCAGCGCCTGCCGCGCGCCGTGGTCCGGAGAGCGACGGCACGGATCAAGAAGGGGCGCCGATGA
- a CDS encoding lysophospholipid acyltransferase family protein — protein sequence MSTRDERKRTSRYHSAVHRWARYIAQRFILRPIVFSNVRVTVEGERHVADLDGPFIVVANHSSHLDAPLCITALPYSVTKHVATAVAADYFYRSTWRSSLTSLFFNSYPVERGKARGKSSGLSVSLLRQGVPLLIFPEGTRSRTGEMADFTPGAAALGRALRVPIVPVALVGAHDAMPPGTFWPKTGRMPVKVLIGKPVRVRPREALADLNARLTARVRAMHTMQTSYVLVTDDDRPSSSGESELPDAQEGIS from the coding sequence ATGAGCACGAGGGACGAGCGCAAGCGCACCTCGCGCTACCACTCTGCCGTGCACCGGTGGGCCCGGTACATCGCGCAGCGGTTCATCTTGCGCCCGATCGTGTTCTCGAACGTGCGGGTGACCGTCGAGGGTGAGCGACATGTGGCGGACCTCGACGGTCCCTTCATCGTCGTGGCCAACCACTCCAGCCACCTGGACGCCCCGCTGTGCATCACGGCGCTGCCTTACTCGGTGACCAAGCACGTCGCGACGGCGGTGGCGGCCGACTACTTCTACCGCTCGACCTGGCGCAGTTCGCTGACGTCGTTGTTCTTCAACTCCTACCCGGTCGAACGCGGCAAGGCGCGTGGGAAGTCGTCGGGACTGTCGGTCTCGCTGTTGCGGCAGGGGGTGCCGTTGCTGATCTTCCCGGAGGGAACGCGTTCGCGCACCGGTGAGATGGCCGACTTCACGCCCGGTGCGGCAGCCCTGGGCCGGGCGTTGCGGGTGCCAATCGTGCCGGTGGCACTGGTGGGTGCTCACGATGCGATGCCGCCGGGCACGTTCTGGCCCAAGACCGGCCGGATGCCGGTGAAGGTGCTGATCGGTAAGCCGGTGCGGGTGCGCCCCCGGGAGGCGCTTGCTGACCTGAACGCACGACTGACCGCACGGGTGCGGGCGATGCACACGATGCAGACCTCGTACGTGCTGGTCACCGATGACGACCGTCCGTCCAGTTCCGGTGAGTCGGAGCTGCCGGACGCACAGGAAGGGATCTCATGA
- a CDS encoding FAD-binding oxidoreductase has protein sequence MSDVVHQKWWGWGVEGVAFNPDNKPGFAPFVRKVIGIDVTGPAGSPPSFDELDVPASRLPDELGATLRRLVGDHQVTTDDMDRVVHTYGKGLRDLVRVRAGDLPRVPDVIVYPANEDEVRAVVDAVVGADAVLIPFGGGSNISGSLTPQADEDRTVVSLDLGRLNRVLEIDSDAGLARVQAGGLGPDLEEQLTERGWTMGHQPDSFKHSTLGGWIATRSSGMQSDKYGDIAEIVRGLTAVLPGKVLTLRPLPSTSTGPSVREMILGSEGRLGVITEAWVHVHRLPENREVIAYLFPNWAAGIAAMRDISVSDATPSITRVSDANETAFSLATRKESKGLSSKVGEGLFELLRRRGWDLEKVCISYIGYEGGSAKVRADKSEVGKIVGEHGGIKLGKGPGAMYDQKKFDTPYLRDFLLDRGALGDVSETAAPWSRLGEVYVSTVRAAKKAYEEVGVQGFIMCHLSHSYHSGACLYFTFAFPPREDTPELEQYDVVKSAIQQSFIDHGGTLSHHHGVGTDHAPWMEQDISEAGVDLMVGLLSSADPGRNLNPGTLLPPEREW, from the coding sequence ATGAGCGACGTCGTGCACCAGAAGTGGTGGGGCTGGGGTGTGGAGGGTGTGGCCTTCAACCCCGACAACAAGCCGGGCTTCGCCCCGTTCGTCCGCAAGGTGATCGGGATCGATGTGACCGGGCCCGCTGGGAGCCCGCCCTCGTTCGACGAGCTGGACGTTCCGGCCTCGCGCCTTCCGGACGAGCTCGGCGCCACGTTACGTCGGCTGGTGGGCGACCACCAGGTCACCACGGACGACATGGATCGCGTGGTGCACACCTACGGCAAGGGCTTGCGTGATCTGGTGCGGGTGCGTGCCGGTGACCTGCCGCGGGTACCGGATGTGATCGTGTACCCGGCGAACGAGGACGAGGTCCGCGCGGTCGTCGACGCTGTGGTGGGTGCCGACGCCGTGCTCATCCCCTTCGGTGGTGGGTCCAACATCTCCGGGTCGCTGACCCCGCAGGCGGACGAGGACCGCACCGTGGTCTCGCTCGACCTGGGGCGGTTGAACCGGGTGCTGGAGATCGACTCCGATGCCGGGCTGGCACGGGTGCAGGCCGGTGGCCTGGGTCCGGACCTGGAGGAGCAGCTCACTGAGCGCGGCTGGACGATGGGGCACCAGCCGGACTCGTTCAAGCACTCCACTCTCGGCGGTTGGATCGCGACCCGGTCCTCGGGTATGCAGTCCGACAAGTACGGCGATATTGCCGAGATCGTGCGCGGGCTGACCGCGGTGCTTCCCGGCAAGGTCCTCACGCTGCGGCCGCTGCCGAGCACGTCCACCGGTCCGAGCGTGCGGGAGATGATCCTCGGTTCGGAGGGCCGGCTCGGTGTGATCACCGAGGCGTGGGTGCATGTGCACCGGCTGCCGGAGAACCGCGAGGTCATCGCCTACCTCTTCCCGAACTGGGCTGCGGGGATCGCCGCGATGCGCGACATCTCGGTCTCGGATGCGACGCCGTCGATCACCCGCGTCTCGGACGCGAATGAGACGGCCTTCTCGCTGGCTACCCGCAAGGAGTCCAAGGGCCTGTCCTCCAAGGTGGGCGAGGGGCTGTTCGAGCTGCTCCGCCGCCGCGGATGGGACCTGGAGAAGGTCTGCATCTCCTACATCGGCTACGAGGGCGGTTCGGCGAAGGTCCGTGCCGACAAGTCCGAGGTCGGGAAGATCGTCGGCGAGCACGGCGGCATCAAGCTCGGCAAGGGCCCGGGCGCGATGTACGACCAGAAGAAGTTCGACACCCCGTACCTGCGGGACTTCCTGCTCGACCGCGGTGCGCTCGGCGATGTCTCCGAGACCGCGGCGCCGTGGTCACGCCTGGGTGAGGTCTACGTCTCCACCGTGCGAGCGGCGAAGAAGGCGTACGAGGAGGTGGGCGTGCAGGGGTTCATCATGTGCCACCTGTCGCACTCCTATCACTCGGGTGCATGCCTGTACTTCACGTTCGCCTTCCCGCCGCGCGAGGACACTCCGGAGCTGGAGCAGTACGACGTGGTGAAGTCGGCGATCCAGCAGTCGTTCATCGACCACGGAGGGACCCTTTCCCACCACCACGGGGTGGGCACCGACCACGCCCCGTGGATGGAGCAGGACATCTCCGAAGCCGGTGTGGACCTGATGGTGGGACTCCTCTCCTCGGCCGACCCGGGCCGCAACCTGAACCCGGGCACGCTGCTTCCGCCCGAGCGGGAGTGGTGA
- a CDS encoding MFS transporter, with protein MTSPDVDRDQKATAPPTPPWRYAVGMFGTSIPINLIKGSMILYYVDILGLDVRAYGVVMVIYAIIDALDNPLLGFLSDRTRTRFGRRRPWLLIGAPLLAACMIAFFSAPTSLDGMGLVLWFAVFAILCEAFDSMLNANYGALLPELFPAERRRAVANSMRQGFQLVALVISLAVTPVLTTSVFGTETTTEGFTTTAIIYGAIAVVVIAFMVLSVRENPRYSTRERPRFLPAIGSVLRNPLFWQVGLVGACYGIAMALVLSGVQLYVRYSLGLPVANALYLQGAVIGVTALALLAWTRLVARFGAPRMWRIAFLVLAGGFVALFFATDLLTGILAGVVLGLGWSGMLATNDLIVARVLDGDAARHGEHREGLFLSAFGFFGRLNGVVTGLALTSLGVFFGYNSGDDPGSDPGFAFRVYLTVYPFALTVIGAVASRFVRLPEAGAPR; from the coding sequence GTGACCTCACCGGACGTGGACCGCGACCAGAAAGCTACCGCGCCCCCCACCCCACCCTGGCGCTACGCCGTCGGGATGTTCGGGACATCGATCCCGATCAACCTGATCAAGGGCTCGATGATCCTCTACTACGTGGACATCCTCGGCCTGGATGTGCGGGCGTACGGGGTGGTCATGGTGATCTACGCGATCATCGACGCCCTCGACAACCCGCTGCTCGGCTTCCTCTCGGACCGCACGCGCACCCGCTTCGGCCGCCGCCGGCCGTGGTTGCTCATCGGGGCGCCGCTACTGGCCGCGTGCATGATCGCGTTCTTCTCCGCACCCACCTCGCTGGACGGGATGGGCCTGGTGCTGTGGTTCGCGGTGTTCGCCATCCTGTGCGAGGCCTTCGACTCGATGCTCAACGCCAACTACGGCGCCCTGCTGCCGGAACTGTTCCCGGCCGAGCGCCGCCGCGCGGTGGCAAACTCGATGCGCCAGGGATTCCAGCTGGTGGCACTGGTGATCTCCCTCGCCGTCACCCCGGTGCTGACCACGAGCGTGTTCGGCACCGAGACCACCACCGAGGGCTTCACCACCACCGCGATCATTTACGGCGCGATCGCCGTCGTCGTGATCGCCTTCATGGTCCTCTCGGTCCGGGAGAACCCGCGCTACTCCACCCGCGAGCGCCCTCGGTTCCTGCCGGCGATCGGTTCGGTGCTGCGCAACCCGCTGTTCTGGCAGGTGGGCCTGGTGGGTGCCTGCTACGGCATCGCGATGGCGCTGGTGCTCAGCGGTGTGCAGCTGTACGTGCGCTACAGCCTCGGCCTACCCGTGGCCAACGCGCTGTACCTGCAGGGCGCCGTGATCGGGGTGACGGCCCTCGCGCTGCTCGCCTGGACCCGGCTCGTCGCGCGGTTCGGGGCGCCGCGGATGTGGCGGATCGCGTTCCTTGTCCTCGCCGGCGGATTTGTCGCCCTGTTCTTCGCTACGGATCTACTCACCGGCATCCTCGCCGGGGTCGTGCTTGGCCTGGGATGGTCCGGCATGCTCGCCACCAACGACCTCATCGTCGCTCGCGTACTCGACGGCGACGCCGCCCGCCACGGTGAGCATCGCGAGGGCCTGTTCCTCTCCGCGTTCGGGTTCTTCGGCCGCCTCAACGGCGTGGTCACCGGGCTCGCGCTGACCTCGCTGGGCGTGTTCTTCGGCTACAACTCCGGCGACGATCCCGGCAGCGACCCGGGCTTCGCGTTCCGCGTCTACCTCACCGTGTATCCGTTCGCGCTGACGGTGATCGGCGCCGTCGCCTCCCGCTTCGTGCGGCTCCCCGAGGCCGGTGCGCCGCGATGA
- a CDS encoding carbohydrate deacetylase: MRRLVLTADDLGRDAATTAEIVALAREGLITATTVIPVAPASAEATEQITTAQVATRVHLTLTSEASETSTTSELGVAAWRPLADVPSLVEADGSLTTDPYRLGARGRTEHVLTELEAQLAWTRAQGLHVTAADSHAGTLYGLHGQSWLEPALRWCARHGLGFRLPRDLAPYLGGPAPEPLRSAHAAAVALADELGVPIPQTMITNDRTAAEWGDYEAFRRGMLARVATLGEGTSELFLHPSSAPEIRAWEARLLRDPALRETFRSEGITLVAGW, encoded by the coding sequence ATGAGACGCCTGGTCCTCACCGCCGACGACCTGGGACGAGACGCGGCCACGACCGCGGAGATCGTCGCCCTTGCGCGCGAGGGACTGATCACGGCCACCACGGTGATCCCTGTGGCGCCTGCCTCCGCCGAGGCAACCGAGCAGATCACGACGGCGCAGGTCGCCACCCGTGTCCACCTCACGTTGACGAGTGAGGCCAGCGAGACCAGCACGACGAGCGAGTTGGGCGTGGCTGCGTGGCGACCGCTCGCCGATGTCCCGAGCCTGGTTGAGGCCGACGGGAGCCTGACGACCGATCCGTACCGGCTCGGTGCGCGCGGCAGGACCGAGCACGTGCTCACGGAGCTCGAGGCGCAGCTGGCGTGGACCCGCGCGCAGGGCCTTCACGTCACGGCCGCCGATTCCCATGCCGGCACCCTCTACGGTCTGCACGGCCAGTCCTGGCTGGAGCCGGCACTGCGCTGGTGCGCCCGGCACGGCCTCGGCTTCCGGCTGCCGCGCGACCTCGCCCCCTACCTGGGTGGCCCGGCGCCAGAACCCCTGCGCTCCGCCCACGCGGCTGCCGTGGCCCTGGCCGACGAGCTCGGCGTGCCGATCCCGCAGACGATGATCACCAACGACCGCACGGCCGCCGAGTGGGGCGACTACGAGGCGTTCAGGCGCGGCATGCTCGCCCGGGTCGCCACCCTGGGGGAAGGCACCAGCGAACTGTTCCTCCACCCCTCGTCCGCTCCGGAGATCCGGGCGTGGGAGGCGCGGTTGCTGCGCGATCCTGCCCTGCGGGAGACCTTTCGTTCCGAAGGCATCACCCTCGTGGCAGGGTGGTGA
- a CDS encoding CehA/McbA family metallohydrolase → MAPAVHRLRLGRADLLTTPYLALGFEVPPGCASLEVRLEYDRTSAVVDLGCEGPAGWRGWSGGARESFVIGADRATPGYLPGELEAGEWTVQLGLYRLPAEPIEVTVTVLTPAESDVMPDPAPVAPQQAAPRGSTRGLPAEPGLTWYAGDLHAHSTHSDGEQSLAELAALAVQAGLDFLAVTEHNTVSHHRLLPEVGRALGIPLLPGQEVTTDRGHANVFGEVGWMDFRRPVAEWIADAQARGGLVSINHPLEGEWAWQHRLDAWPEAVELWHVTWFRDLRSTQPWGLWPHWRQDAVLLGGSDYHHPRHGYLPGTPTTWVAAESPEPEAVLAAIRAGRTAISHPGPNSAALLRVGEELVAEGAEGAVLTDADGRAQVIRQARARVSLDRAGRGPFRLTSPDRELLAISP, encoded by the coding sequence GTGGCACCCGCCGTGCACCGCCTGCGCCTCGGCCGCGCCGATCTGCTCACGACGCCGTACCTCGCCCTCGGCTTCGAGGTGCCGCCTGGGTGCGCCTCGCTTGAGGTGAGGCTCGAGTATGACCGGACGTCCGCCGTCGTGGATCTGGGGTGCGAGGGGCCCGCCGGCTGGCGGGGGTGGTCCGGTGGGGCGCGGGAATCGTTCGTGATCGGGGCCGACCGTGCGACGCCCGGATACCTGCCCGGGGAACTGGAGGCGGGGGAGTGGACCGTGCAGCTGGGGCTGTACCGCTTGCCCGCCGAGCCGATCGAGGTGACGGTCACGGTGCTCACCCCAGCCGAATCCGACGTGATGCCGGATCCCGCTCCGGTCGCTCCGCAGCAGGCGGCCCCGCGTGGGAGCACCCGTGGCCTGCCCGCCGAGCCCGGGCTGACCTGGTATGCCGGGGACCTGCATGCGCACAGCACGCACTCCGACGGCGAGCAGTCCCTGGCCGAGCTCGCGGCTCTCGCAGTGCAGGCGGGATTGGACTTCCTCGCCGTTACCGAGCACAACACCGTCTCCCACCACCGGCTGCTGCCGGAGGTGGGGCGGGCGCTGGGGATCCCGCTGCTGCCCGGGCAGGAGGTGACCACCGATCGCGGGCATGCGAACGTGTTCGGTGAGGTGGGCTGGATGGACTTCCGCCGGCCGGTGGCCGAGTGGATCGCCGACGCGCAGGCACGTGGTGGGCTGGTGAGCATCAACCACCCGCTGGAGGGGGAGTGGGCGTGGCAGCACCGGTTGGATGCGTGGCCGGAGGCGGTGGAACTGTGGCACGTCACGTGGTTCCGGGATCTGCGTTCCACGCAGCCCTGGGGGCTGTGGCCGCACTGGCGCCAGGATGCGGTGCTGCTCGGCGGCAGCGACTACCACCACCCCCGCCACGGGTACCTCCCCGGTACGCCGACCACGTGGGTGGCGGCCGAGTCGCCTGAGCCGGAGGCGGTCCTCGCGGCGATCCGGGCGGGACGGACGGCGATCTCGCACCCGGGTCCGAACTCCGCGGCGCTGCTGCGGGTGGGGGAGGAGCTGGTGGCCGAGGGTGCCGAGGGGGCAGTGCTGACCGATGCTGACGGCCGGGCACAGGTCATCAGGCAGGCGCGTGCGCGGGTGAGCCTGGACCGGGCGGGGCGGGGGCCGTTCCGGCTCACCTCACCGGATCGGGAGCTGCTGGCGATCAGTCCGTGA
- the nrdH gene encoding glutaredoxin-like protein NrdH yields MTITVFSKPACVQCDATYRALKKHGLEYDVVDISTDAEALESVKALGYQQAPVVFAGGDHWSGFRPDKIKALAAANVTQSSAALA; encoded by the coding sequence ATGACCATCACCGTCTTCAGCAAGCCGGCGTGCGTGCAGTGCGATGCCACCTACCGTGCGCTCAAGAAGCACGGCCTGGAGTACGACGTGGTGGACATCTCCACCGACGCCGAGGCGCTCGAGTCCGTCAAGGCGCTCGGGTACCAGCAGGCACCTGTCGTGTTCGCCGGCGGCGATCACTGGTCCGGTTTCCGTCCGGACAAGATCAAGGCGCTCGCCGCGGCGAACGTCACGCAGTCCTCGGCCGCGCTGGCCTGA
- the nrdI gene encoding class Ib ribonucleoside-diphosphate reductase assembly flavoprotein NrdI, translating to MPGIVYFSSVSENTRRFVDRLELPAARIPLRPVDAPLHVKDPYVLFTPTYGGGDGQGAVPKQVIRFLNDEHNRSLIRGVVAAGNTNFGSAYCLAGNIVARKCKVPHLYNFELLGTAEDVTRVREGLGQLWLQQ from the coding sequence GTGCCGGGCATCGTGTATTTCTCCTCCGTATCGGAGAACACGCGCCGATTCGTGGACCGGCTCGAGCTGCCGGCCGCGCGGATCCCGCTGCGGCCGGTGGATGCACCCCTGCACGTGAAGGACCCGTATGTGCTCTTCACGCCGACCTATGGGGGCGGCGACGGCCAGGGTGCGGTGCCCAAGCAGGTGATCCGGTTCCTCAACGATGAGCACAACCGGTCCCTGATCCGTGGGGTGGTGGCCGCAGGGAACACGAACTTCGGGTCCGCCTACTGCCTGGCCGGGAACATCGTGGCACGCAAGTGCAAGGTGCCCCATCTGTACAACTTCGAACTACTAGGAACCGCTGAGGACGTCACGCGCGTCCGTGAGGGATTGGGACAGTTGTGGCTGCAACAGTGA
- the nrdE gene encoding class 1b ribonucleoside-diphosphate reductase subunit alpha, translated as MDYHALNAMLNLYGPNGEIQFDKDREAARQYFLQHVNQNTVFFHNLAEKLDYLVEHGYYETEVLEKYSREFVQRLFDHAYGKKFRFQTFLGAFKYYTSYTLKTFDGKRYLERFEDRVAMVALTLADGDEDFAMSMVDEIVSGRFQPATPTFLNSGKKQRGEPVSCFLLRIEDNMESIARAINSALQLSKRGGGVALLLSNVREHGAPIKKIENQSSGVIPVMKLLEDSFSYANQLGARQGAGAVYLHAHHPDIYRFLDTKRENADEKIRIKTLSLGVVIPDITFELAKNNEDMYLFSPYDVERVYGVPFAEVNVTEKYREMVDDGRIKKKKIKAREFFQTLAEIQFESGYPYVMFEDTVNRANPIKGKITHSNLCSEILQVSTASTYKDDLSYDHVGKDISCNLGSLNIALTMDSPDLGKTVGTAIRALTAVSDQTHIWSVPSIEQGNNDSHAIGLGQMNLHGYLARERIHYGSEEGVDFTNIYFYTVLFHALTESNKLAIERGKAFKGFEDSKYASGEFFDKYLQRTWEPATERVRQLFDEAGVRLPTREDWAALKESVQAHGIYNQNLQAVPPTGSISYINNSTSSIHPVASKIEIRKEGKIGRVYYPAPFLTNDNLEYFEDAYEIGYEKVIDTYAAATQHVDQGLSLTLFFKDTVTTREVNKAQIYAWKKGIKTLYYIRLRQLALEGTEVEGCVSCAL; from the coding sequence ATGGATTACCACGCGCTCAACGCGATGCTGAATCTCTACGGCCCGAACGGTGAGATCCAGTTCGACAAGGACCGGGAGGCGGCGCGGCAGTACTTCCTGCAGCACGTCAACCAGAACACGGTCTTCTTCCACAACCTCGCCGAGAAGCTCGACTACCTGGTCGAGCACGGCTACTACGAGACCGAGGTGCTTGAGAAGTACTCCCGGGAGTTCGTGCAGCGGCTCTTCGACCACGCCTACGGCAAGAAGTTCCGCTTCCAGACGTTCCTGGGTGCCTTCAAGTACTACACCTCGTACACGCTGAAGACCTTCGACGGGAAGCGGTACCTGGAGCGGTTCGAGGACAGGGTCGCGATGGTGGCGCTGACGCTGGCCGACGGTGACGAGGACTTCGCGATGTCCATGGTCGACGAGATCGTCTCCGGCCGTTTCCAGCCGGCCACCCCGACGTTCCTGAACTCGGGCAAGAAGCAGCGCGGGGAGCCGGTCTCCTGCTTCCTGCTGCGCATCGAGGACAACATGGAGTCGATCGCGCGGGCGATCAACTCGGCACTGCAGCTGTCCAAGCGTGGCGGTGGTGTGGCACTGCTGCTGAGCAACGTGCGTGAGCACGGGGCGCCGATCAAGAAGATCGAGAACCAGTCCTCCGGGGTGATCCCGGTGATGAAGTTGCTCGAGGACTCCTTCTCCTACGCCAACCAACTCGGGGCGCGTCAGGGCGCGGGCGCGGTGTATCTGCACGCCCACCACCCCGACATCTACCGGTTCCTCGACACCAAGCGCGAGAACGCGGACGAGAAGATCCGCATCAAGACGCTCTCCCTGGGTGTGGTGATCCCGGATATCACCTTCGAGCTGGCGAAGAACAACGAGGACATGTACCTGTTCTCCCCGTACGACGTCGAGCGCGTGTACGGGGTGCCCTTCGCGGAGGTGAACGTCACCGAGAAGTACCGCGAGATGGTCGACGACGGGCGGATCAAGAAGAAGAAGATCAAGGCGCGCGAGTTCTTCCAGACTCTCGCCGAGATCCAGTTCGAGTCCGGCTACCCGTACGTGATGTTCGAGGACACGGTGAACCGGGCGAACCCGATCAAGGGCAAGATCACGCACTCGAACCTGTGCTCGGAGATCCTGCAGGTCTCCACCGCGTCGACCTACAAGGACGACCTGTCCTATGACCACGTCGGCAAGGACATCTCCTGCAACCTGGGGTCGCTGAACATCGCACTCACCATGGACTCCCCGGACCTCGGCAAGACCGTCGGTACGGCGATCCGGGCGCTGACGGCGGTCTCGGACCAAACTCACATCTGGTCGGTGCCCTCGATCGAGCAGGGCAACAACGACTCCCACGCCATCGGCCTCGGGCAGATGAACCTGCACGGCTATCTCGCCCGGGAGCGGATCCACTACGGCTCCGAAGAAGGTGTGGACTTCACCAACATCTACTTCTACACGGTGCTGTTCCATGCGCTGACCGAGTCGAACAAGCTGGCCATCGAGCGCGGGAAGGCGTTCAAGGGGTTCGAGGATTCGAAGTACGCCAGCGGCGAGTTCTTCGACAAGTACCTCCAGCGAACGTGGGAGCCGGCCACCGAGCGGGTGCGCCAGCTGTTCGACGAGGCGGGCGTGCGGCTACCCACCCGGGAGGATTGGGCGGCGCTGAAGGAGTCGGTGCAGGCGCACGGCATCTACAACCAGAACCTGCAGGCGGTGCCGCCGACCGGTTCGATCTCCTACATCAACAACTCCACCTCCTCGATCCACCCGGTGGCCTCGAAGATCGAGATCCGCAAGGAAGGCAAGATCGGGCGGGTCTACTACCCGGCGCCGTTCCTGACGAACGACAACCTGGAGTACTTCGAGGACGCCTACGAGATCGGCTACGAGAAGGTGATCGACACCTACGCCGCAGCCACCCAGCACGTGGACCAGGGCCTGAGCCTGACGCTGTTCTTCAAGGACACGGTGACCACGCGTGAGGTGAACAAGGCGCAGATCTACGCCTGGAAGAAGGGCATCAAGACGCTCTACTACATCCGCCTGCGTCAGCTGGCGCTGGAGGGCACCGAGGTGGAGGGTTGCGTCAGCTGCGCATTGTGA
- the nrdF gene encoding class 1b ribonucleoside-diphosphate reductase subunit beta — translation MSEKLKLVSRVSAINWNRIQDEKDVEVWNRLVNNFWLPEKVPLSNDIQSWHTLTEAEQLMTTRVFTGLTMLDTIQGTVGAVSLIPDALTPHEEAVYTNIAFMESVHAKSYSSIFSTLISTQEIDEAFRWSEENENLQRKAEIVLNYYRGDDPLKRKVASTMLESFLFYSGFYAPMYWSSRAKLTNTADLIRLIIRDEAVHGYYIGYKYQKGLEKETPERRQEMKDYTFELLFELYDNEEDYTEALYDPLGLTEDVKAFLRYNANKALMNLGYEGMFPKEATAVNPAILSSLSPNADENHDFFSGSGSSYVIGKAVNTEDEDWDF, via the coding sequence GTGTCAGAGAAGCTCAAGCTCGTGAGCAGAGTGTCGGCGATCAACTGGAACCGGATCCAGGACGAGAAGGACGTCGAGGTGTGGAACCGCCTCGTGAACAACTTCTGGTTGCCGGAGAAGGTGCCGCTCTCGAACGACATCCAGTCCTGGCACACCCTCACCGAGGCCGAGCAGCTGATGACCACGCGGGTGTTCACCGGTCTGACGATGCTGGACACGATCCAGGGCACGGTGGGTGCGGTCTCGCTCATCCCGGATGCGCTCACCCCGCATGAGGAGGCCGTCTACACGAACATCGCGTTCATGGAGTCGGTGCACGCGAAGAGCTATTCCTCGATCTTCTCCACGCTGATCTCCACCCAGGAGATCGACGAGGCGTTCCGTTGGAGCGAGGAGAACGAGAACCTGCAGCGCAAGGCCGAGATCGTCCTGAACTACTACCGCGGTGACGATCCGCTCAAGCGCAAGGTCGCCTCCACGATGCTGGAGTCGTTCCTGTTCTACTCGGGCTTCTACGCCCCGATGTACTGGTCCTCCCGGGCGAAGCTGACCAACACTGCGGACCTGATCCGGTTGATCATCCGGGACGAGGCCGTGCACGGGTACTACATCGGGTACAAGTACCAGAAGGGCCTGGAGAAGGAAACGCCGGAGCGGCGGCAGGAGATGAAGGACTACACCTTCGAACTGCTCTTCGAGCTCTACGACAATGAAGAGGACTACACCGAGGCGCTCTACGACCCGCTCGGCCTGACCGAGGACGTGAAGGCGTTCCTGCGTTACAACGCGAACAAGGCGCTGATGAACCTCGGCTACGAGGGGATGTTCCCGAAGGAAGCCACCGCGGTGAACCCGGCGATCCTGTCTTCGCTCTCCCCGAACGCCGACGAGAACCACGACTTCTTCTCCGGGTCCGGTTCGTCGTACGTGATCGGTAAGGCCGTCAACACCGAGGACGAGGACTGGGATTTCTGA